AATAAGCTTGGCCTGAATTGTCCGGAAAAAGGACCACCACTTCATCACAGTCCTCCGCTTTTAGGGCTATGCATCAAATAGCCAAGTCCGCGCCGAGTATAAATATATTCCGGCTTGCTGGGATTCTCCTCAATTTTCTCTCTTAGACGACGGATCGTCACGTCTACGGTCCGCACATCGCCGAAATACTCGAATCCCCACACAGCCTGCAGTAAATGCTCCCGGGTCATCACCTTACCCGCATGTTTAATCATATAGTAGAGCAGCTCATATTCACGATGGGTCAAATCAAGCGGCTCCCCACCCTTATAAACCAGATACATATCTGTATCAATAAATAGATCAAAATGGTATATACCCTGTCTGGTCTCTGCAGGTTCATTCGCCATTCCCGGCGGTGACGGTTTGTGCTGTCTCCGCATTTGGGCCTTCACTCTGGCGAGTAGCTCACGTGTACTAAAAGGTTTGGTCACATAGTCATCCGCACCAAGCTCTAGACCAAGCACCTTATCAATCTCTCCGTCTTTGGCAGTAAGCATAATGATAGGAATGTCCAAATGTGCAGAACGAACCTCACGACAAACATCCATCCCGTCCTTACCAGGCAGCATAAGATCAAGCAGCATAAGATCAGGCTTTTTGGACAATGCCAATTCTACTGCACTGTTACCATCAAAAGCACAAATAACCTCGTAGCCTTCTTTTTCTAGATTAAACTTCAATATATCAGCAATAGGCTGTTCATCGTCTACTACCAGAATCGTTCCCATCTGCATGTCTCAGCTTCACCTTCCTATCCCTACTTAAAGATCATTCCTTTATTTTAACATACCTGTCTTACCGTCACATCCTACGAAATAAGGAATCGGCTTCCCCAGCAAAAAGAAACAGCTATATCGTCATTCCTATATTAAAAAAAATAAAACCGCTCGAGTTTAATCGAGCAGTTGAGGTTAAAGTATGAATTATCGCAAATACTTCATTGGATTTACCGCAGTGCCATTCTTCCGAATCTCAAAATGCAGATGTGTTCCCGTCGAGCGTCCAGTATTGCCCATTACGCCAATTTTGGCGCCTTGCTCCAAACGCTGTCCCGTAGAAACGGAGATGCTGTTTAAGTGGCCATAATAGGTTTCGTATCCGTTACGGTGATCCACAATAACCACATTTCCATATCCACTCTTCACACCAGCAAAGATTACAGTTCCGGCATCAGAGGCTTTAATGCTCCGGTTGCCAGATACCATATCTAGACCCTTATGAGCACGGCTCCAGCGCTCACCGAAACTACTAGTAAGGGTTGCTCCGCTTACTGGCCAACTGAACATGCCTGTTCCTTCACCAACTACCTTCGTACCCCGATAAACCACTTCAGGGAGAGAAGATTTAATAACGGTCTGACCCAACCACTCTTCTTGTACGACCATTCCGTTTTTCTTTGTTAACCGATACTGCATTTCTTTAAGGCCCGTTTGTCCTGGACGAACCACCTTACTTTTGCCTGCTGGTAACTGGTCACTTTTCCGCACGATCACTTCAGGCTCAGTAACCACCTGCTCTGACACTTGCTCTACAGTAACAACTGTAACATCTGGCTGTGGTACCTTCAGCTTCAGTGTATCTCCAATCTTCAACGTTAGCTCTTTCACATCCGGGTTGTTACTATAGATCTCTTTTTGTGTAATTTCAAACCGTTTGGCAATCCCCGAAATCGTATCGCCCTCTTGAACGGTATAAAGAAGTGGTGCTTCTTTACCCTCGGTAAGAGTTTTGACCGCTTCCTCGACATCCAACACTTTGTTAGGATCTGTCTTCACTGGAACAATAGCAACTTCTTCACTAATTTTGACTGACTCCACTTGGTTAGGAGCTTTTGCTTTCGCAGCACTTGAACTTGAGGCTGCTGTTCTTGTGAGCTTACTAGCCGTTGCTACTTTAGTTTGCGGAACATAATGATTCTTTACCCCTTCAAGCACCGCATTTGCGGTCTCTTGATCCTTAACAATGCCAACCACCTTGCCATCTACCAATAATTGTACACCTACGGCATAAGCCTTCAGCATTCCATCTAGTTTATTAAGCGTTGCTTCACTATCAACTTCCGGCTTGTACGCTTTCTCCTGTTTAATTGTAATGCCTTCTGTCTGAAGCACCATCGTTGAATCTGGATACTTGTCCTGATATTCCTGTTGCTTCTTATCATACAGCTGATTAAGCTGTGCCTGATCGTTAAGCTTCCCGATCTCCTTACCCTTCACCAACACTTGATAGAAGGTTTCAGTATTGGCTGCTACATACTTTTTCTCTGCACCAATCAACACAGTGGTTAGAAGTACTAAACCAACAGCTCCCAAAATCCAAGAGTGCCGGAATCTACGAGTGCCTTTTTCTTGATGAAAGTGTGTGGAGTCGTGATCTAAATTGTGGCTCTGCTGAACATCTGCTCCGGATTCTGCTGTGTCGCTATCCTGCAGTTTCCCCATCCGGCGCATGAACTTAAATCCCTTCATGAAACTCTCCCTTTCAGTCCGCTCGGTCATCCGAGACGAGCGGCCAAGCTAGTTATACGATCTCGAGTATATAGATTACGACCATGAATATTTCCACTTATCCTAGTTCTAATTTCCTGCTTCTAATGGACCCTCAAAAAGGTTACAATTGGTTACAAAAAATTAACCCTTTGAACATCCTTGTCTAATGTACCATAGCTGAGCGGAAAATTTCAACTTTGTACACATAAAAAAACCCACGAAATACGCGGGTTTTTTGCGCAAATATGAAAATTTAGCCTTTTTCTTGTGTCTAGAAATTGACAATTACTATGGTTGCTGTAGAGTTTCTGTAGTTGGTGTAAGCATTTTCATTATACTCTCGTATTCATCGGGATCAACATATTTGGCAATGACTTGTTGCAGCTCCTTAACCTCATCCTCCGTTAGACCATCCTCCATCGCCGTGGAGATTTTCTGCATCTCATCCTGCGGTAGTTTGGACATCAAGATATTGAATATATTTACCTTCTCCGCCGAAGGGAGATTATCTTTTAAGTCACCTATTGCCTCAGGTGTCATTACCAATTTCTGGTCCTCTAAACTTCCACTCTGGCTTTCGTTAGTAGAAGACTCATTTGAGGCTTGGCCCATAACCGGTAAAGCATCCTCGGGTGCTTTTTCCTCCACCGGCTCCCCTTTTTCAGATGTATCCTTACTTTTATCTTTATCCTTGTTTACCGCGCTGCCTGTTGTCGTCGCTTCTTTATTCGCTTTATTGGAGTCCGATTGGCTATCCATGCCAATAATGCTCTTGACCATCCCACCTAAACCTGGGCCTGGACTATCCACTTTAATATCGAAGCTCGCCAGCACCGACTGAATATAAGCATTTACAACCACGCCCGTAGTTAGAATTGAAAGTGTACTTGCGAGTACTACAATTAGACATACTCCCAGTGCACGCTTCACGATCTTCATTTCTTCTCTCCTCTCACCTATGTTCAAGTCTATCTGGTATATTTTTTCCATGTTTTTCTATACTCCCAGTATTGACTAGAACCGGCTTCGGGAAACATACGCATAAAAGTAAACATAAAAAAGAGACCTCTCGCGAGGTCCCTTATAAATGACTAAATATATTTAGATATAAATTGGCATTACTTGATTCGTCTGCTCACGGTTACGGCCTACTGAGAAGATGGCGATCGGAATCCCTGTAAGCTCAGATACACGTTCAACATATCTGCGTGTATTTGCTGGCAGATCGTCCAATGTTTTTGCAGAAGTAATATCTTCGCTCCAACCTGGAAGCTCCTCATATACCGCTTCGCACTCTGCCAGCATCTTAAGGCTAGCTGGGTAATGCGTGATTACTTCACCACGGTATTTGTAGCCTGTGCAGATCTTCACAGTCTCAAGTCCACTCAGCACATCCAGCGAGTTAAGAGACAAGCCTGTGATTCCACTTACACGACGAGCGTGACTTACAACAACACTGTCAAACCAACCTACACGGCGAGCACGTCCTGTAACTGTTCCATATTCATGACCTGTTTCACGGATATAATCACCAGTTGCATCGTTCAGTTCTGTAGGGAACGGGCCATCTCCAACACGAGTAGTGTAGGCTTTAGCAACCCCGATAACCTGTTTAATCTTAGAAGGTCCAACACCAGAACCTATGCATACGCCACCTGCAGAAGGGTTAGAAGAAGTAACAAACGGATACGTACCTTGATCGATATCAAGCATTACCCCTTGTGCACCCTCAAACAATACTTTGCGGTCTGCATCAATAGCTTCATTAAGAATGACCGACGTATCTGTCACATAATTACGTAGCACTTCCGCATATTCCAGGTACTGAGTCAGAATCTCTTCAACATCAAGAGCTTCCGCACCATATACTTGAGTAATTACTTGGTTCTTCTCTTCCATCAAGTGACGAAGTCTCAATTCGAATTCCTCAGCGTCCATCAGGTCAGCAATACGGATACCGTTACGTGCAGCCTTATCCATGTAACATGGACCGATGCCTTTGCGTGTTGTACCAATCTTGTTCGGACCCTTACGGTCTTCTTCCAGAGCATCCAGTACCATGTGATAAGGCATAATAACATGAGCCCGGTCGCTGATCACTAAGTTTTTAGTGTCAAATCCGTTCTCATGAATATAATTAATTTCTTGGATCAAGGCAGCTGGATTAATAACCATCCCGTTACCAATTACACAAGTCTTTTCTTTATAAAATACACCAGAAGGGATTAAGCTGAGCTTAAACTTCTCACCGTCAATCAGAATCGTGTGACCGGCATTATTGCCCCCTTGATAACGGGCAACCACATCTGCACTTTCCGCTAGAAAGTCAGTGATTTTCCCTTTACCTTCGTCTCCCCATTGTGTTCCCACGACGACTACCGTTGACATGTTCATTCCTCCGTAGGTGCTAGCAAGCACCATTATTTTTCATAATATGGGCCCTGTACGTCATTCTTATGTACGTAGCCCTCCGGACTCCAAGCGGATTTACCCACTAAAGGACAATACTCAGTGTAACAGCCGTTTTTTTCAAAGTCAAATAAAACGAACGATTACACAAAGAAATGTGCAATCGTTCGGATATCATACATGACAGGTTACCCAGCAAATGGTTCTGCATGTGCTCGCTCGTAGTTAACGAACTTGTTGAAGTTTTTGAGGAAGACAAGCTCTACTGTCCCAACCGGACCATTACGCTGTTTGGCTATAATAATTTCAATAATATTTTTCTTCTCAGTGTCCTGATTGTAATAGTCGTCACGATACAAGAACGCAACAATGTCGGCATCCTGCTCGATAGAACCGGATTCACGCAAGTCACTCATCATCGGTCGTTTATCCTGACGTTGTTCCACACCCCGGCTAAGCTGCGACAGGGCGATAACCGGCACGTCCAATTCACGAGCGATCTGCTTCAAAGTACGGGATATATCCGATACTTCCTGTTGACGGTTTTCCCCGCCTTTACCGCGGCCCTGAATGAGCTGCAAGTAGTCAATGACGATCATCCCCAGGCCCTTTTCCTTCTTGAGCCTCCGGCATTTCGCACGAATATCCGTTACAGTAATCCCTGCTGTATCATCGATATAAATCTCGGCCTCCGATAGGGACTGAATGCCCATAGTCAGCTTCGACCAATCATCATCACTCTTAAAGTCACCGGTACGCATAGTATTCGCATCCAGATTAGCTTCGGCACAAATCATCCGCTGTACTAGCTGCGGCGCAGACATTTCCAGACTAAATATGGCAACCGTCTCTTTGGCACGTACGGCCACATTCTGAGCAATATTTAGCGCGAATGCTGTCTTGCCTACAGAAGGACGGGCTGCAACAATAATCAAATCATTGCGCTGGAATCCATTAGTCATATGGTCTAAATCCACAAATCCCGTTGGAATACCTGACATGCCGCCCTTATCTTTATTCTGATGGAGGAGTTCAACCTTATCAAATACTTCCATCAAAACATCGCGGATTGCGATAAATCCACTGCCGCTGCGCCGGTTAGAGATTTCAAGAATTCGCCGTTCTGCATCACTCAGCATATCGGCTACATCTTCACCGCCGGTGTAACCCTCGCTTACAATTTGCGTCGCTGTACGAATCAAACGCCGTAACATAGCCTTTTCTTCAATAATCTGCGCGTAGTATTCTACGTTAGCCGCAGTAGGCACAGCATGCGCCAGCTTAGCTAGGTAGCTAACACCACCAATATCTTCGAGCTCTCCCTTGTCCTGCAGTCTAGAAGTAAGCGTAACAAGATCAATCGGCTGGCTCTCTTCTCCGAGCTGCACCATCGCCTCAAAAATCATTTGATGCGCTTTATCGTAGAAGTCTTCGGTATTCACCCGTTCCATTGCAGTAATGAGCGCTTCATCCTGCAACAGAACAGCACCAATTACCGCTTGCTCCGCCTCAAGATTCTGCGGGGGAACCCGATCGAAAAAGAGATCTCCACCCATGTTACTCCTCCGTTACCTGAACCTTAAGGGTAGCCTTTACTTCAGTGTGTAGTTTTATACTTACTTGAAACACTCCCAAATGACGAATCGGCTCTCCTAGCTCAATCTTGCGCTTATCGATGGAAATGCTTTGAGTGGAAGCTAGCGTTTCAGCAATTTGTTTGCTCGTGATTGCGCCGAATAGACGGCCGCCTTCACCTGCTTTTGCTTTCATAGTAAGAGTAAGCTCATCTATCTTCTTGCCCAGTTGCTGAGCTTCTTCTTTTTCGTTATCTTTACGGCGTTGTTCAGCAGCTGCTTGATTCTCAAGCGTCTTCACATTGCCTTCCGTTGCCGGACGAACTAATCCACGTGGTAATAGGAAGTTCGAAGCATAGCCTTCGGATACCTCTTTAACCTGACCTTTTTTACCTTGACCCTTAACATCTTTTATGAAAATGACCTTCATTCGAATAAACCCTCTTTCGATTCGATTTCAGCCAGCACTTGCAGCAGTCTGGCTTCTGCTTCTTTACATGTTCCTTCTAGCTGTACCGCGGCGTTCGATAGATGCCCACCGCCACCCATTTTTTCCATCACGACCTGTACATTCATACGCCCAAGTGATCGAGCACTAATGCTTATCAGGCCGTCTGGTCGCTCACTAATGACAAATGAAGCGACTACGTTCGTCATCCCAAGTAATGTATCCGCAGTCTGAGCGATAAGTAGCTGAGGAATCTTCATACCTGGTGCCGTAACGACCAATGCGATTTGATCATAAATCATACGCGCATGTTTGATAATTTCGGCTTTTGAAATATACTCCTGTAAATCCTCCTTCAGCATACGCTGAATAAGAACGGTATCCGCACCATTTCGGCGCAGAAACCCTGCAGCTTCAAATGTACGTGAGCCTGTATGCAGTGCAAAGTGCTTCGTATCTACAGTAATTCCCGCTAAGAGCATTGTAGCATCCAATGGACTAATCTTTACCTTCTCATGGATATATTGAAGCAACTCTGTCACCAGCTCACAGGTTGATGAAGCATAAGGCTCTAAATAGACAAGTACAGCATCGTTGATGAACTCTTCACCTCTACGGTGATGATCCACCACCACAATTCTACTCGCATATTGCACAAGCCGCGGTTCCATTGTCATAGATGCCTTATGGGTATCTACAACAATAAGCAGTGTATGCTCCGTCATCACTTGTAAAGACTGCTCCGTTGTGATGAACGACTTAAACAATTCATCGTCTTTCCGAATCTGCTCCATCATGTTCGTTATGGAAGGATTAGGAGTTTCCATCACAATGCTAGCCTCTACATTATACATCTGTGCGGCTCTCAGAAGGCCAATCGCAGCACCAACAGCATCGATATCTGGTGTGCGGTGGCCGAGGATCAGCACACGGTCGCTCTCCTGCATTAAATCACGTAGCGCATGCGCAATCACTCGTGCCCGCACTCGTGTACGCTTCTCCGCAGCATTACTCTTTCCACCGTAGAAAGACAACCTCTGACCTGCTTTTACAGCAGCCTGATCTCCACCTCGGCCGAGCGCCATATCCAAACTGGATTGTGCTAAGGCACCTAGCTCGCTTGCAGAGTCCGCTCCAAATGCCATACCAATACTCAGTGTCATAGGCACTTTAAGGTCGGCAGTCATTTCCCTAATCTCATCGAGAATAACGAATCGACTTTCTTCCAGTGCTTGCAGACTACGATGATTAAGTAGCATTAGATAACGCTCAGACGACAGACG
This genomic stretch from Paenibacillus sp. FSL H7-0737 harbors:
- the dnaB gene encoding replicative DNA helicase; protein product: MGGDLFFDRVPPQNLEAEQAVIGAVLLQDEALITAMERVNTEDFYDKAHQMIFEAMVQLGEESQPIDLVTLTSRLQDKGELEDIGGVSYLAKLAHAVPTAANVEYYAQIIEEKAMLRRLIRTATQIVSEGYTGGEDVADMLSDAERRILEISNRRSGSGFIAIRDVLMEVFDKVELLHQNKDKGGMSGIPTGFVDLDHMTNGFQRNDLIIVAARPSVGKTAFALNIAQNVAVRAKETVAIFSLEMSAPQLVQRMICAEANLDANTMRTGDFKSDDDWSKLTMGIQSLSEAEIYIDDTAGITVTDIRAKCRRLKKEKGLGMIVIDYLQLIQGRGKGGENRQQEVSDISRTLKQIARELDVPVIALSQLSRGVEQRQDKRPMMSDLRESGSIEQDADIVAFLYRDDYYNQDTEKKNIIEIIIAKQRNGPVGTVELVFLKNFNKFVNYERAHAEPFAG
- the rplI gene encoding 50S ribosomal protein L9, whose product is MKVIFIKDVKGQGKKGQVKEVSEGYASNFLLPRGLVRPATEGNVKTLENQAAAEQRRKDNEKEEAQQLGKKIDELTLTMKAKAGEGGRLFGAITSKQIAETLASTQSISIDKRKIELGEPIRHLGVFQVSIKLHTEVKATLKVQVTEE
- the yycF gene encoding response regulator YycF; the protein is MQMGTILVVDDEQPIADILKFNLEKEGYEVICAFDGNSAVELALSKKPDLMLLDLMLPGKDGMDVCREVRSAHLDIPIIMLTAKDGEIDKVLGLELGADDYVTKPFSTRELLARVKAQMRRQHKPSPPGMANEPAETRQGIYHFDLFIDTDMYLVYKGGEPLDLTHREYELLYYMIKHAGKVMTREHLLQAVWGFEYFGDVRTVDVTIRRLREKIEENPSKPEYIYTRRGLGYLMHSPKSGGL
- a CDS encoding adenylosuccinate synthase, with product MSTVVVVGTQWGDEGKGKITDFLAESADVVARYQGGNNAGHTILIDGEKFKLSLIPSGVFYKEKTCVIGNGMVINPAALIQEINYIHENGFDTKNLVISDRAHVIMPYHMVLDALEEDRKGPNKIGTTRKGIGPCYMDKAARNGIRIADLMDAEEFELRLRHLMEEKNQVITQVYGAEALDVEEILTQYLEYAEVLRNYVTDTSVILNEAIDADRKVLFEGAQGVMLDIDQGTYPFVTSSNPSAGGVCIGSGVGPSKIKQVIGVAKAYTTRVGDGPFPTELNDATGDYIRETGHEYGTVTGRARRVGWFDSVVVSHARRVSGITGLSLNSLDVLSGLETVKICTGYKYRGEVITHYPASLKMLAECEAVYEELPGWSEDITSAKTLDDLPANTRRYVERVSELTGIPIAIFSVGRNREQTNQVMPIYI
- a CDS encoding DHH family phosphoesterase, with amino-acid sequence MPKFLQRRWHGYHTVWAFMLLLALIIIVSIYNWALGVVSLFLAGTLCFYMLKTEISFRRNLVEYINGLTFRIKRVEGEAVSMLPLGIILFSEDRTVEWNNRYAGDIFARKSLVGEPLLELLPDMQSFFTTNVSGKRDVHKEGVLHDTRLELTVDERFYQAVIIPSERILYMYDITELVVLRERYEDEKLAIGIVMMDNLDESAQGMDDQQRTSLIAKVASEITEWSKQFDVYLRRLSSERYLMLLNHRSLQALEESRFVILDEIREMTADLKVPMTLSIGMAFGADSASELGALAQSSLDMALGRGGDQAAVKAGQRLSFYGGKSNAAEKRTRVRARVIAHALRDLMQESDRVLILGHRTPDIDAVGAAIGLLRAAQMYNVEASIVMETPNPSITNMMEQIRKDDELFKSFITTEQSLQVMTEHTLLIVVDTHKASMTMEPRLVQYASRIVVVDHHRRGEEFINDAVLVYLEPYASSTCELVTELLQYIHEKVKISPLDATMLLAGITVDTKHFALHTGSRTFEAAGFLRRNGADTVLIQRMLKEDLQEYISKAEIIKHARMIYDQIALVVTAPGMKIPQLLIAQTADTLLGMTNVVASFVISERPDGLISISARSLGRMNVQVVMEKMGGGGHLSNAAVQLEGTCKEAEARLLQVLAEIESKEGLFE
- a CDS encoding M23 family metallopeptidase; this translates as MKGFKFMRRMGKLQDSDTAESGADVQQSHNLDHDSTHFHQEKGTRRFRHSWILGAVGLVLLTTVLIGAEKKYVAANTETFYQVLVKGKEIGKLNDQAQLNQLYDKKQQEYQDKYPDSTMVLQTEGITIKQEKAYKPEVDSEATLNKLDGMLKAYAVGVQLLVDGKVVGIVKDQETANAVLEGVKNHYVPQTKVATASKLTRTAASSSSAAKAKAPNQVESVKISEEVAIVPVKTDPNKVLDVEEAVKTLTEGKEAPLLYTVQEGDTISGIAKRFEITQKEIYSNNPDVKELTLKIGDTLKLKVPQPDVTVVTVEQVSEQVVTEPEVIVRKSDQLPAGKSKVVRPGQTGLKEMQYRLTKKNGMVVQEEWLGQTVIKSSLPEVVYRGTKVVGEGTGMFSWPVSGATLTSSFGERWSRAHKGLDMVSGNRSIKASDAGTVIFAGVKSGYGNVVIVDHRNGYETYYGHLNSISVSTGQRLEQGAKIGVMGNTGRSTGTHLHFEIRKNGTAVNPMKYLR